In Hymenobacter sublimis, a single genomic region encodes these proteins:
- a CDS encoding glycosyltransferase has protein sequence MWHSLPPPARGVQASVIIPAKDEATNLPATLAALAAQTDLHGQALLPHSFEVLVLANNCLDQTARVVREFATRHPRLRLHVAEIKLPKAQAHVGQARRLLMDEACRRLEQGGHPRAFIASTDADTRVSPTWLISIAAELATGVDAVGGRILMDNADPTCPVRRCQLRDAAYYLLRARLEDHLDPTPYDPWPRHHQHFGANLALTARAYRHVGGLPVVPYLEDEALVQSLVRHDLRVRHSPTVKVFTSGRQQGRVAVGLSWQLRQWAELQQTQREPLVDNPQRLLAEWQLRAQLRQTWQQYSSAATSGALLPLPSWPAAAGLSRAALRRELTRASSFGQLWEKIRGRFLVHTTRRWPAVPLSVAIRMLREQVAALDSRPSAVVAGQLCT, from the coding sequence ATGTGGCACTCCCTACCCCCGCCCGCCCGGGGTGTGCAGGCTAGCGTAATCATCCCGGCTAAGGATGAAGCCACAAACCTGCCGGCCACTCTAGCTGCCTTAGCCGCTCAAACGGATCTGCACGGGCAAGCCTTGCTGCCCCACAGTTTTGAAGTGCTGGTGCTGGCTAATAATTGCCTCGACCAGACAGCGCGGGTAGTGCGCGAATTTGCTACGCGGCACCCGCGGCTGCGCCTGCACGTGGCCGAAATAAAACTGCCCAAGGCGCAGGCCCACGTGGGACAGGCCCGGCGCCTGCTCATGGATGAGGCCTGCCGCCGGCTGGAGCAGGGAGGGCACCCGCGGGCCTTCATTGCCAGCACCGATGCCGATACGCGCGTATCGCCTACCTGGCTGATATCCATTGCGGCGGAGCTAGCTACTGGGGTTGATGCGGTAGGAGGGCGCATTCTGATGGACAACGCCGACCCCACTTGCCCAGTGCGCCGCTGCCAACTGCGCGACGCCGCTTACTACCTGCTGCGGGCCCGTCTGGAAGACCACCTGGACCCCACGCCCTACGACCCCTGGCCGCGCCACCACCAGCACTTTGGCGCCAACCTGGCCTTAACGGCGCGGGCTTACCGCCACGTGGGAGGCCTACCGGTGGTGCCCTACCTAGAGGATGAGGCCCTGGTGCAAAGCTTGGTTCGCCACGACTTGCGGGTGCGCCACAGCCCTACCGTAAAGGTATTCACCTCCGGCCGGCAGCAGGGGCGGGTGGCCGTGGGACTGTCGTGGCAGCTGCGGCAGTGGGCCGAGTTGCAACAAACGCAGCGCGAGCCTTTAGTTGATAACCCCCAGCGCTTGCTAGCGGAGTGGCAGCTTCGCGCGCAGCTTCGCCAGACGTGGCAACAGTATAGTTCCGCCGCCACGTCCGGCGCTCTGCTGCCATTGCCTTCGTGGCCGGCGGCAGCTGGGCTGAGCCGCGCCGCCCTACGCCGGGAGCTAACCCGTGCCAGCAGCTTCGGGCAGCTGTGGGAAAAAATAAGGGGCCGGTTTCTAGTGCACACCACCAGGCGCTGGCCGGCCGTTCCTCTGTCAGTGGCCATTCGAATGCTGCGGGAGCAAGTAGCCGCTCTGGATAGCCGCCCGTCGGCGGTGGTGGCGGGCCAGCTTTGCACGTAG
- a CDS encoding class I SAM-dependent DNA methyltransferase: MLPNPNQPHTLPPDYFAEVYRANADPWHFETSPYEREKYATTLAVLPRTHYQRAFEIGCSLGVLTEQLATRCAHLLAVDVAEAPLARARQRCAHLPQVEFQRLRVPEEFPAGATFDLIVLSEVGYYWSPADLERAAAQLLASLTAGGQLLLVHWTPPVHDYPLTGDDVHEFFLQAAQPNGPLRHVAAQRHEQYRLDLLEVTKR, from the coding sequence ATGCTTCCTAATCCAAACCAACCCCACACCCTTCCGCCCGATTATTTTGCCGAGGTATACCGCGCCAACGCCGATCCGTGGCATTTTGAAACTAGTCCGTACGAGCGGGAAAAATATGCCACAACCCTGGCCGTCTTGCCTCGCACGCACTACCAGCGCGCCTTTGAAATAGGCTGCTCCCTGGGCGTACTCACGGAGCAGTTGGCTACCCGCTGTGCTCATTTATTAGCGGTTGATGTGGCCGAAGCGCCGCTGGCCCGGGCCCGACAGCGTTGCGCCCACCTGCCCCAGGTAGAATTTCAGCGCCTGCGGGTACCCGAAGAATTCCCCGCCGGCGCCACCTTCGACCTCATTGTGCTGTCGGAGGTAGGGTATTACTGGAGCCCAGCTGACCTGGAGCGGGCGGCCGCACAGTTGCTAGCTTCCCTCACAGCGGGCGGACAACTGCTGCTGGTTCACTGGACCCCACCGGTCCACGACTATCCCCTCACGGGTGACGATGTACACGAGTTTTTCTTGCAAGCAGCCCAGCCCAACGGCCCCCTGCGGCACGTAGCAGCCCAACGGCACGAACAGTACCGCCTCGACTTGCTAGAGGTGACGAAGAGGTAG
- a CDS encoding PIG-L deacetylase family protein produces MTATTASPFSSYPIRLAATAAALGPTVVVAPHPDDESLGCGGLLALLREAGQPVWCVLVSDGTMSHPNSQAFPPAARQALREQELRDALSILGVESTALLTLQLPDSQVPLPDTPAGFAAVQQLQEFLREHQPATLLVPWRRDPHPDHRATSQLVAAALAGLPAAPQRLEYVVWAWERATPAEWPHPEEVVGWQLDIRSVLEQKQRAIAAHRSQLPGSPIQDDPTGFMLAPSMLAHFQAPTEVYLEAPHP; encoded by the coding sequence TTGACTGCTACTACCGCTTCTCCCTTCTCTTCCTACCCCATCCGGCTGGCGGCTACGGCTGCCGCACTCGGGCCCACGGTGGTGGTAGCGCCCCACCCCGACGATGAATCCTTGGGCTGCGGCGGGCTGCTGGCCTTGCTACGGGAGGCGGGGCAGCCCGTGTGGTGCGTGCTGGTCAGCGACGGCACCATGTCGCACCCGAATTCGCAGGCATTCCCGCCCGCGGCCCGGCAGGCCTTGCGCGAGCAGGAACTGCGCGATGCCCTGAGCATTCTGGGGGTAGAATCTACCGCCCTGCTCACGTTGCAGTTGCCCGACAGCCAGGTGCCGCTACCGGATACCCCCGCCGGCTTCGCGGCTGTACAGCAGCTGCAGGAGTTTCTGCGGGAGCACCAGCCAGCCACTCTACTAGTACCCTGGCGCCGCGACCCCCACCCCGACCACCGGGCTACCAGTCAGCTAGTAGCCGCCGCGCTGGCAGGCCTACCGGCGGCTCCGCAGCGGCTGGAATACGTGGTGTGGGCCTGGGAACGAGCAACGCCCGCCGAGTGGCCCCACCCCGAGGAAGTGGTTGGCTGGCAGCTCGATATCCGCTCCGTGCTTGAGCAAAAGCAGCGGGCCATTGCCGCTCACCGCTCCCAGCTGCCCGGCTCCCCCATTCAGGACGACCCAACAGGCTTCATGCTGGCGCCTTCCATGCTTGCCCACTTCCAAGCTCCCACGGAAGTATATCTGGAGGCCCCACACCCGTAA
- a CDS encoding acyl-CoA dehydrogenase family protein codes for MPTSTLAASPKQRQQTPVTAEAAALALAPRLFQQAPYSDYEGGFPTEEFEWLREAGLLAAPLATTLGGSGLGEAEQVYALLSTLRHIGRGNLAVGRLYEGHVNALQLFQRFGRPDQISHWAADALAGHLFGVWNTEAEDGVRLEPLPNGRFRLQGSKTFGSGAGHVTRPLLTGALPDGGWQMLILPLDLQQPEYNTSFWQPLGMRASASFQVNLSGLEIEATDLLGKPGDYYQQPWFSGGAIRFAAVQVGGAEAIFDETTRFLRAVGRTDDPYQRQRLGEMSMLIATGQHWLRAAAEFVKRPGAATSPTLPSYAEATVAHANLMRSVVEDLCLRLLALAERCVGARGLLRPEPFERLHRDLTHYLRQPAPDAALADAGRYALAHDIPAHRLWT; via the coding sequence ATGCCTACCTCAACTCTAGCCGCCTCGCCTAAACAACGGCAGCAAACGCCGGTAACTGCGGAAGCGGCTGCTCTGGCCCTTGCCCCGCGCCTTTTTCAGCAGGCTCCTTACTCTGACTATGAAGGCGGGTTCCCGACGGAGGAGTTTGAATGGTTGCGTGAGGCCGGCCTGCTGGCGGCCCCCCTGGCTACCACCCTGGGCGGGAGCGGCCTGGGCGAGGCGGAGCAGGTATACGCCCTGCTGAGCACCCTGCGTCACATTGGGCGGGGCAACCTGGCGGTGGGCCGCCTCTACGAAGGACACGTAAATGCCCTGCAGCTTTTCCAGCGTTTTGGCCGGCCCGACCAGATCAGCCACTGGGCCGCCGATGCGCTGGCTGGGCACTTGTTTGGCGTGTGGAATACGGAGGCGGAGGATGGAGTTCGGCTGGAGCCCTTACCCAATGGCCGGTTTCGCCTGCAGGGTAGCAAAACGTTTGGCTCGGGGGCCGGACACGTTACCCGCCCCCTGCTCACGGGCGCCCTGCCGGATGGCGGCTGGCAAATGCTGATTCTCCCACTTGACTTGCAGCAGCCCGAGTACAACACCAGCTTCTGGCAGCCCCTGGGGATGCGCGCTTCGGCTAGTTTCCAGGTGAACCTGAGCGGCCTGGAAATTGAGGCCACCGATTTGCTGGGCAAGCCCGGCGACTATTACCAGCAGCCGTGGTTTAGCGGCGGGGCCATCCGGTTTGCCGCCGTGCAGGTGGGCGGAGCGGAAGCTATTTTCGACGAGACAACCCGGTTTCTACGCGCGGTAGGCCGAACCGATGACCCCTACCAACGCCAGCGCCTCGGTGAAATGAGCATGCTCATTGCCACGGGCCAACACTGGCTGCGGGCGGCGGCCGAGTTTGTGAAGCGCCCAGGAGCCGCCACCAGCCCTACTCTGCCCAGCTACGCCGAAGCCACCGTGGCCCACGCCAACCTCATGCGCTCCGTGGTAGAAGACCTTTGCCTGCGCTTGCTAGCCCTGGCCGAGCGTTGCGTAGGAGCCCGCGGCCTGCTCCGGCCCGAGCCTTTCGAGCGCCTCCACCGCGACCTGACCCACTACTTGCGCCAACCCGCCCCCGATGCGGCCCTGGCCGACGCGGGCCGGTACGCCCTGGCCCACGACATACCCGCTCACCGGCTCTGGACGTAG
- the purH gene encoding bifunctional phosphoribosylaminoimidazolecarboxamide formyltransferase/IMP cyclohydrolase, which translates to MSQPIRSALVSVYYKDRLEPLVALLKEHGVTIYSTGGTQQFIEEQGAPVTAVESLTGFPAVFGGRVKTLHPKVFGGILHRRHEASDLQEAEQHQIPPIDLVIVDLYPFEETVASGAAEQEVIEKIDIGGISLLRAAAKNFRDVLVVSSRNQYAAVTELLQAKGCATDLEDRRHYAAAAFEATSHYDTQIFRYMAQGTELSGASLKLSEKPATPLRYGENPHQAGTFYGDLTALFDQLHGKQLSYNNLVDVDAAVLLMQEFQAEGPAACAILKHTNACGVAQAETLREAYLNALACDPVSAFGGVLIVNKPVDAATAEELNKLFFEVLIAPEFAPDALPILQSKKNRILLRQKPVAFPAKQVKTLLNGIIEQDFDQVVEGAHEFRTVTESAPTAQEVAALEFALKICKHTKSNTIVLARAGQLLASGVGQTSRVDALRQAIDKARAFGFDLQGAVMASDAFFPFPDCVEIAGEAGIRAVVQPGGSIKDQDSIAAANQLGMAMVLTGVRHFKH; encoded by the coding sequence ATGTCGCAGCCTATTCGTTCCGCCCTTGTTTCCGTCTATTATAAAGACCGCCTGGAGCCCTTGGTAGCGCTGCTGAAAGAGCACGGCGTGACCATATATTCAACGGGGGGCACCCAGCAGTTTATTGAGGAGCAGGGCGCGCCAGTTACGGCCGTGGAGAGCCTGACGGGGTTCCCGGCCGTGTTTGGGGGGCGCGTGAAAACCCTGCACCCGAAAGTATTCGGGGGCATTCTGCACCGCCGCCACGAAGCCAGCGACTTGCAGGAGGCCGAGCAGCACCAAATTCCGCCCATCGACTTAGTGATTGTGGACCTCTACCCCTTCGAGGAAACCGTCGCCAGCGGAGCCGCCGAGCAGGAAGTAATTGAGAAAATTGATATCGGCGGCATTTCGTTGCTGCGGGCCGCCGCCAAAAACTTCCGCGACGTGCTGGTAGTCAGCAGCCGCAACCAGTACGCGGCCGTAACCGAGCTGCTGCAGGCGAAAGGCTGCGCCACCGACCTGGAGGACCGCCGCCACTACGCCGCCGCCGCCTTCGAGGCTACCTCGCACTACGATACCCAGATTTTCCGCTACATGGCCCAGGGCACGGAGCTTAGCGGAGCCAGCCTTAAGCTCAGCGAAAAGCCGGCTACCCCGTTGCGCTACGGCGAAAACCCCCACCAAGCCGGCACCTTCTACGGCGACCTAACGGCCCTGTTCGACCAGCTCCACGGCAAGCAACTCAGCTACAACAACCTCGTGGACGTAGACGCGGCCGTGCTGCTCATGCAGGAATTCCAGGCGGAGGGTCCCGCCGCCTGCGCCATCCTTAAGCACACCAACGCCTGCGGAGTAGCCCAGGCCGAAACCCTGCGCGAGGCCTACCTCAACGCCCTGGCCTGCGACCCGGTATCGGCCTTCGGGGGCGTACTTATCGTGAACAAGCCCGTGGATGCTGCTACTGCCGAGGAGCTGAACAAGCTGTTCTTCGAGGTGCTGATTGCCCCCGAGTTTGCCCCCGACGCGCTACCCATTCTGCAAAGCAAGAAGAACCGCATTCTGCTGCGCCAGAAGCCCGTTGCTTTCCCCGCCAAGCAAGTGAAAACATTGCTCAATGGCATTATTGAGCAAGATTTCGACCAAGTAGTAGAAGGAGCCCACGAGTTCCGGACCGTTACGGAATCAGCACCGACGGCCCAGGAGGTAGCGGCGCTGGAGTTTGCCCTCAAAATCTGCAAGCATACCAAAAGCAACACCATTGTGCTGGCCCGCGCTGGGCAGTTGCTCGCCTCCGGGGTTGGTCAAACCTCGCGGGTAGATGCTTTGCGCCAGGCCATTGATAAGGCGCGCGCCTTCGGCTTTGATCTGCAGGGAGCGGTTATGGCCTCCGACGCCTTTTTTCCCTTCCCCGACTGCGTGGAAATTGCTGGCGAGGCTGGCATCCGAGCTGTGGTGCAGCCCGGCGGCTCCATCAAAGACCAGGACAGCATTGCGGCCGCCAACCAACTCGGCATGGCTATGGTACTGACGGGCGTGCGGCACTTCAAACACTAA
- a CDS encoding PAS domain-containing protein: MSHLLLSHLLHPLRQPQLAQLRTRGLPPLVYASHYLLSPGQSFARRCPGYCFRPHEGLLSYAALAERYEQLRHTCAEAEAAQAHYRRLYEQAPVAYCTLSADGSIVELNYQAGVLLDQDPSQLTGIAFATLVEPIQRWDFLYLFGQLLTTSLPQSGVVTLRTATGKALTVQLESTLLTSAAGKQQCLLALLDVTEARQVALVLAASEQKFRRLFEQSTDAVALMQNEQFVDCNAAVLQLLGATDKNQILGHYPWDLAPEEQRPGLRSATYFRESVTAALKSGSKRCEGVLCRLSGEYMWVEAVLTPIKTEGELLLHVLWRDITNEKRGQQQRHECEAQLQLVLDATSTGLWWWDVVTNQFHCNAHARACFGWPATEAETLTLDLLLTAIHPDDCATFQAALEQATQHGDLPAHSLRALWPDGTIHPAVLSGKLITNEFYQPQRIQGVVYTPCAQVLEQ, from the coding sequence TTGAGCCACTTGCTCCTGTCTCACCTGCTCCATCCTCTCCGCCAGCCACAACTTGCCCAACTACGCACCCGTGGTCTGCCCCCTCTAGTTTATGCGTCGCACTACCTCCTCTCCCCCGGCCAGTCTTTTGCCCGCCGCTGCCCCGGCTACTGCTTCCGCCCCCACGAGGGGCTGCTGTCGTATGCGGCGCTGGCGGAGCGCTATGAGCAGTTGCGGCACACCTGCGCCGAAGCGGAGGCGGCCCAGGCGCACTACCGAAGATTATACGAACAGGCGCCAGTAGCCTACTGTACTCTCAGTGCCGACGGCTCCATTGTGGAGCTTAACTACCAGGCCGGCGTGCTGCTCGACCAGGACCCGAGCCAATTAACGGGAATTGCCTTTGCTACCCTGGTGGAACCGATTCAGCGCTGGGACTTTTTGTACTTGTTTGGGCAATTGCTGACAACTAGCCTGCCGCAAAGCGGGGTAGTGACGCTGCGCACGGCCACCGGCAAGGCCCTGACGGTGCAGCTGGAGAGTACGCTGCTTACTTCCGCGGCGGGCAAGCAGCAGTGTTTGCTGGCCTTACTCGATGTTACGGAGGCGCGGCAGGTAGCCCTGGTACTGGCCGCCAGCGAACAGAAATTCCGGCGCTTGTTCGAGCAGAGCACCGATGCCGTGGCCCTAATGCAGAACGAGCAGTTTGTAGACTGCAACGCGGCCGTGCTGCAACTACTCGGCGCCACGGATAAAAATCAGATTCTGGGCCACTACCCTTGGGACCTGGCCCCGGAGGAACAGCGGCCCGGCTTGCGCTCGGCTACCTATTTCCGGGAATCCGTAACGGCAGCCCTGAAATCGGGTTCCAAGCGCTGCGAAGGCGTGCTTTGCCGACTATCCGGGGAGTACATGTGGGTAGAAGCCGTACTCACGCCCATCAAGACGGAAGGAGAACTGCTGCTGCACGTGTTGTGGCGGGACATTACCAACGAAAAGCGCGGGCAGCAGCAGCGCCACGAGTGCGAGGCGCAGTTGCAGTTGGTGCTGGACGCCACCAGCACCGGCCTGTGGTGGTGGGACGTTGTAACCAATCAGTTTCACTGCAACGCGCACGCGCGGGCCTGCTTCGGCTGGCCGGCCACGGAAGCAGAAACGCTAACCCTGGACCTACTGCTGACGGCTATTCATCCCGACGACTGCGCTACCTTCCAGGCAGCATTGGAGCAGGCTACCCAACACGGCGACCTGCCCGCCCACTCCTTGCGCGCCCTGTGGCCCGATGGCACTATACACCCCGCCGTGCTGAGTGGCAAGCTCATTACCAATGAGTTCTATCAGCCCCAGCGCATTCAGGGCGTGGTGTATACGCCGTGTGCGCAGGTGCTGGAACAGTAA
- a CDS encoding rod shape-determining protein has translation MGFFNFLTSDIAIDLGTANTLIIHNDKIVVDEPSIIAKDRTTNKVIAVGRQAQQMHEKTHDNIKTIRPLKDGVIADFHAAEEMIKGMIKMIDTRTRLFQPSHRMVICIPSGITEVEKRAVRDSAEHAGAKEVWMIQEPMAAAIGIGIDVEQPVGSMIIDIGGGTTEIAVIALSGIVCDQSIKTAGDVFNQDILDYMRRQHNLLIGERSAERIKIEVGAALTELEVTPADFEVRGRDLMTGIPKVIKVTSSEIAIALDKSVAKIEEAVLKALEISPPELSADIYENGIHLTGGGALLRGLDKRLAAKTKLPIHIAEDPLRAVVRGTGAAIKNIPAFRSVLLT, from the coding sequence ATGGGTTTCTTTAATTTTCTGACTAGCGACATTGCCATTGACCTGGGCACGGCCAACACCCTCATCATTCACAACGATAAAATCGTGGTGGATGAGCCGAGCATCATTGCCAAAGACCGTACGACCAACAAGGTAATTGCCGTGGGGCGGCAGGCGCAGCAGATGCACGAAAAAACCCACGACAACATCAAAACCATTCGGCCCCTAAAGGACGGCGTAATTGCCGATTTCCACGCCGCTGAGGAGATGATTAAGGGCATGATCAAGATGATTGACACCCGGACGCGGCTGTTTCAGCCCTCGCACCGGATGGTCATCTGCATCCCGTCGGGCATTACGGAAGTAGAAAAGCGCGCCGTGCGCGACTCTGCCGAGCACGCCGGGGCCAAGGAAGTCTGGATGATTCAGGAGCCCATGGCCGCCGCCATCGGCATTGGTATTGATGTAGAGCAGCCCGTAGGCTCCATGATCATCGACATTGGAGGGGGCACCACTGAAATCGCGGTAATTGCCCTGTCGGGTATTGTCTGCGACCAGTCTATCAAAACGGCCGGTGACGTGTTCAACCAGGATATTCTGGACTACATGCGCCGCCAGCACAACCTACTGATTGGGGAGCGTTCCGCCGAGCGCATCAAAATTGAGGTCGGTGCCGCCCTCACGGAGCTGGAAGTAACTCCCGCCGACTTTGAAGTGCGCGGCCGCGACCTAATGACGGGCATTCCGAAAGTAATCAAGGTGACGTCCTCGGAAATAGCCATTGCCCTGGATAAGTCGGTGGCCAAAATTGAGGAAGCCGTACTGAAGGCCCTGGAAATCAGCCCGCCCGAACTCTCAGCCGACATCTACGAGAACGGCATTCACCTGACCGGCGGCGGCGCCCTGTTGCGCGGCCTCGACAAGCGCCTGGCGGCCAAAACCAAGCTGCCTATTCACATTGCCGAGGACCCCTTGCGCGCCGTGGTACGCGGTACCGGCGCCGCCATCAAGAATATTCCCGCCTTCCGCAGCGTCCTGCTGACGTAA
- the mreC gene encoding rod shape-determining protein MreC yields the protein MNNLLSFLFRYRGILVFAVLEVASLYLLIRNSTYQRAAFFNSSNAYIGQVLDWRTQVQDYFRLIEVNKGLMKENAQLRQQLYRPDLSARQADSLPVSKDSLTQARLVQVGRPDSLLLGLRQLPAHDPDYPLLPARVVSGTLRRVDNYLTLNVGTADGVKEGMGVVSAAGVVGRVKVASEHYTTITSVLHSKTRISARIQRDGTIGTIRWLGEDPTHVLLDEVPRQNKLVRGDTVVTSGYNAVFPEGVLIGTIDSFVKEPDKNFWTVRVKLAVDFSRLIYVYLVTSRPKVERDTVEARAGVLPEGEVKP from the coding sequence ATGAATAATCTCCTCTCCTTTCTGTTTCGCTACCGGGGTATCCTCGTGTTTGCGGTGCTGGAGGTGGCGAGCTTATACCTGCTGATTCGCAATAGCACCTACCAGCGGGCGGCGTTTTTTAACTCCTCGAATGCCTACATCGGGCAGGTATTGGACTGGCGTACTCAGGTGCAGGACTATTTTCGGCTGATTGAGGTGAACAAGGGCTTGATGAAGGAAAACGCCCAGCTGCGGCAGCAGCTCTACCGCCCCGACCTGAGTGCCCGCCAGGCCGATTCGCTGCCCGTCAGTAAAGACAGCCTAACCCAGGCGCGGCTGGTCCAGGTGGGCCGCCCCGATTCCCTGCTGCTGGGGTTGCGCCAGCTACCCGCCCACGACCCCGATTACCCCTTGCTGCCCGCCCGGGTAGTGAGCGGTACCCTGCGCCGGGTTGATAACTACCTGACCCTGAACGTGGGTACTGCGGACGGGGTGAAAGAAGGCATGGGGGTAGTATCGGCGGCCGGGGTGGTAGGCCGCGTGAAGGTGGCCTCCGAGCATTACACCACCATTACGTCCGTGCTGCACTCCAAAACGCGCATTTCTGCCCGTATCCAGCGCGACGGTACCATTGGCACCATCCGCTGGCTGGGCGAAGACCCTACCCACGTGCTGCTCGATGAAGTGCCCCGCCAAAACAAGCTCGTGCGCGGCGACACGGTGGTGACATCGGGCTACAATGCCGTGTTTCCCGAAGGCGTGCTCATTGGCACCATCGACTCGTTTGTGAAGGAACCAGACAAAAACTTCTGGACGGTACGGGTGAAGCTGGCCGTGGATTTTTCGCGTCTGATTTACGTGTACTTAGTCACGAGCCGGCCCAAAGTAGAACGCGACACGGTGGAGGCGCGGGCAGGCGTGTTGCCGGAAGGGGAGGTGAAGCCATGA
- the mrdA gene encoding penicillin-binding protein 2, with amino-acid sequence MQYLEGRKYVVQAIFLAVALVFATRLFYIQVLDGSYKLAADRNTLQRIVQTPYRGLIYDRKGQILVQNTPVYDLMVTPREVKQLDTVRFAQLLQLPLEEVRAVMKAARAFSRVKASPLLQNLSTPELAAIQDNLIDFPGFSIKSRMARSYNTHSMAHALGYVGSITPAFLEKPKYAKYQPGEFLGITGLESYYEEQLMGRRGVQYRMVNVRGIEKGAFRGGEFDTLSVAGQDLHLSIDSELQAYGELLMQGKRGSIVALDPKTGEILAFVSAPMFDPATLSGKGMGNRYMELLNNPERPLFNRPLMATYPPGSVFKLVNELVALQMGVVLPNTGFPCNQRLVRCTHNHEHPSNVGIAIKNSCNPYFYQVMRAAVMRGRSTNRFEDARLGLGEWRRQVMKFGLGDRLGVDMSQEKKGLIPSPDFYDKRNGFHRWNYRTVYSLSIGQGEIGITGLQMANVLATIANRGYYYTPHFVKSVGQGGPLPQFRERHTVGVDAMHFEALIPGMQAVVDGRGGTGSLASLAEFGISVAGKTGTVQNPHGDDHATFAAFAPAEDPKIAIAVFIENAGFGGTSAAPMAALMMEKYLRGNIAPWRKRWEFWLQGPAEKFVRHR; translated from the coding sequence TTGCAATACCTCGAAGGCCGCAAGTACGTAGTCCAGGCAATTTTCCTGGCCGTCGCGCTGGTGTTTGCGACGCGCCTCTTTTACATCCAGGTGCTGGACGGCAGCTACAAGCTGGCCGCCGACCGCAACACCCTGCAGCGCATTGTTCAGACGCCCTACCGGGGCCTCATCTACGACCGAAAGGGCCAGATTCTGGTGCAGAATACGCCCGTGTACGACCTGATGGTAACCCCGCGGGAAGTAAAGCAGCTGGATACCGTACGCTTTGCTCAGTTGCTCCAGCTGCCCCTGGAAGAAGTGCGCGCCGTCATGAAAGCCGCCCGGGCGTTCAGCCGGGTGAAGGCCTCGCCGCTGCTCCAAAACCTGAGTACGCCCGAGCTGGCTGCCATTCAGGACAACCTCATCGACTTTCCCGGCTTCAGCATCAAGTCGCGAATGGCTCGCTCGTACAACACCCACTCCATGGCCCACGCCCTGGGCTACGTGGGTTCCATCACGCCGGCCTTCTTGGAAAAGCCTAAGTACGCCAAGTATCAGCCCGGTGAGTTTCTGGGCATTACCGGCCTAGAGTCGTACTACGAAGAGCAGCTGATGGGCCGGCGCGGGGTGCAGTATCGCATGGTGAACGTGCGCGGCATTGAGAAAGGCGCCTTCCGCGGTGGCGAGTTCGACACCCTGTCCGTGGCCGGGCAGGACTTGCACCTGAGCATCGACTCGGAACTGCAGGCCTACGGGGAGCTGCTTATGCAGGGCAAGCGGGGCTCCATTGTGGCCCTGGACCCCAAAACCGGCGAAATCCTGGCCTTCGTATCGGCCCCGATGTTTGATCCGGCTACGCTTTCAGGCAAGGGCATGGGCAACCGCTACATGGAGCTGCTCAACAACCCCGAGCGGCCCCTGTTCAACCGCCCCCTTATGGCTACCTACCCGCCCGGCTCGGTGTTTAAGCTGGTCAATGAACTGGTAGCCCTGCAGATGGGGGTGGTGTTGCCTAACACCGGCTTCCCGTGCAACCAGCGGCTGGTGCGCTGCACCCACAACCACGAGCACCCTAGCAACGTGGGCATTGCCATCAAGAACAGTTGCAACCCCTACTTCTACCAGGTGATGCGGGCCGCCGTCATGCGCGGGCGCTCCACCAACCGCTTCGAGGATGCCCGCCTGGGCCTGGGCGAGTGGCGCCGGCAGGTAATGAAGTTCGGCCTCGGCGACCGGCTGGGGGTAGACATGTCCCAGGAAAAGAAAGGCCTGATTCCTTCGCCTGATTTCTACGATAAACGCAACGGCTTTCACCGCTGGAACTACCGCACGGTGTACTCCCTCAGTATTGGGCAGGGCGAAATTGGTATTACGGGCCTGCAGATGGCTAATGTGTTGGCTACCATTGCCAACCGCGGTTACTACTACACGCCCCACTTCGTAAAAAGCGTAGGACAGGGCGGCCCGCTGCCGCAGTTTCGGGAGCGGCACACTGTGGGCGTTGATGCAATGCACTTCGAGGCCCTGATTCCGGGCATGCAGGCGGTAGTAGACGGGCGCGGCGGTACGGGCAGCTTAGCTTCCTTGGCCGAATTTGGCATTTCAGTGGCCGGTAAAACCGGAACAGTGCAAAACCCCCACGGCGACGACCACGCCACCTTCGCCGCCTTCGCCCCGGCCGAGGACCCCAAGATTGCCATTGCCGTCTTCATCGAAAATGCCGGCTTCGGGGGCACTTCCGCCGCCCCCATGGCCGCCCTAATGATGGAAAAATACCTTCGGGGCAACATTGCCCCCTGGCGCAAACGCTGGGAGTTCTGGCTCCAGGGCCCCGCCGAAAAATTCGTCCGACACCGTTAG